One Prunus dulcis chromosome 7, ALMONDv2, whole genome shotgun sequence DNA segment encodes these proteins:
- the LOC117633672 gene encoding insulin-degrading enzyme-like 1, peroxisomal isoform X2, with protein MAVGKEEVEEIVKARTDKREYRRIVLPNSLEVLLISDPDTDKCAASMDVSVGAFSDPDDLEGLAHFLEHMLFYASEKYPLEDSYSKYITEHGGRTNAYTSSEHTNYHFDINADAFEEALDRFAQFFINPLMSADATMREIKAVDSENQKNLLSDGWRMNQLQKHLSAVDHPYHKFSTGNWDTLEVRPKAKGLDTRSELIKFYAEYYSANVMHLVIYGKENLDKIQGLVEDKFKEIRNIDRNCPRFAGEPCTSEHLQILVRAVPIKEGHALRVAWPITPEIHHYKEGPCRYLSHLIGHEGEGSLYYILKTLGWATGLSAGEGQSTFDFSFFRVDIDLTDAGHEHMQDIIGLLFKYISLLQQSGICEWIFDELSAVCETKFHYQDKIQPISYVVSISPNMQKYPPKDWLVRSSLPSNFSTEIIQMVLDKLSPNNVRIFWESKKFEGQTNMVEPWYGTAYSIEKITGSMIQEWIVSSPNENLHLPGRNSFIPTDLSLKNDHEKAKYPVLLRKSPYSTLWHKPDTMFFTPKAYVKIVFTCPHASGSPEAEVLTNIFTQLLMDYLNEIAYDAQVAGLNSRISHTDSGFQVILAGYNHKLRILLENVVEKIASFEVKADRFSVIKEKVTRKYQNYKIRQPYEQAMDYCSLILKDHTWPWMEELDVLPHLEVEDLAKFVPMMLSRAFLECYTAGNLERNEAESMIQHIENVLFKGSNPICQPLFPSQHLTNRVVKLEKGKSYFYPVEGLNPSDENSALIHYIQVHRDDFMLNVKLHLFALIAKQPAFHQLRSVEQLGYITALLQRNDCGIRGALFVIQSTVKDPAHIDLRAEEFLKAFKSKLYEMTNEEFKSNVNALIDMKLEKHKNLREEAAFYWREISDGTLKFDRIESEIAALRQLTQQELIDFFNEHIKVGAPHKRTLSVRVYGKSHSSEYKIDKSSPAQASSVKIDDIFSFRRSQPLYGSFKGNHVKL; from the exons ATGGCAGTTGGGAAGGAAGAGGTCGAAGAAATAGTGAAAGCCCGTACGGACAAGAGGGAGTACAGGAGGATCGTCCTCCCAAACTCCCTTGAAGTCCTCCTCATCAGCGATCCTGATACTGACAAG TGTGCTGCTTCCATGGATGTCAGTGTTGGTGCTTTCAGCGACCCTGATGACCTAGAGGGCCTTGCCCATTTCCTTG AGCATATGCTGTTTTATGCTAGTGAAAAGTACCCTTTGGAGGATAGTTACTCAAAGTACATCACCGAG CATGGAGGAAGAACAAATGCTTATACATCATCTGAGCACACCAACTATCATTTTGACATTAATGCTGATGCCTTTGAAGAGGCTTTGGACAG ATTTGCTCAGTTCTTTATTAACCCATTGATGTCAGCTGATGCTACAATGAGGGAAATTAAAGCTGTTGATTCTG AGAATCAGAAAAACCTGTTGTCTGATGGCTGGAGGATGAACCAG CTTCAGAAACATCTAAGTGCGGTGGACCATCCGTACCATAAATTTAGTACAG GGAATTGGGATACTTTGGAGGTTCGACCGAAAGCGAAAGGACTGGATACCAGAAGTGAGCTTATTAAATTCTATGCAGAATATTATTCTGCTAACGTCATGCATCTTGTCATATATGGAAAAG AAAACCTTGATAAAATTCAAGGCCTTGTAGAGGACAAGTTTAAAGAAATTAGAAACATTGACCGCAACTGCCCTCGTTTTGCTGGTGAGCCTTGCACATCAGAACATTTACAG ATTCTTGTCAGAGCTGTCCCAATCAAAGAGGGTCATGCGCTGAGAGTTGCGTGGCCAATAACTCCAGAAATTCACCACTACAAGGAAGGGCCATGTAGGTATCTTAGTCATCTCATTGGCCACGAAGGAGAAGGATCTTTGTATTACATCTTGAAAACTTTGG GATGGGCAACAGGTTTGTCTGCTGGTGAAGGACAGTCGACTtttgacttttctttctttagagTAGATATTGATCTCACTGACGCGGGTCATG AGCACATGCAAGACATCATAGGCTTGCTTTTCAAATACATTTCCCTCTTACAGCAGTCGGGCATCTGCGAATGGATTTTCGATGAG CTTTCTGCTGTTTGCGAGACAAAGTTTCATTATCAGGACAAAATTCAGCCAATTAGTTATGTGGTCAGCATTTCGCCAAATATGCAG AAATATCCCCCAAAAGATTGGCTAGTGAGATCATCCTTGCCTTCTAACTTCAGTACAGAAATTATCCAAATGGTGCTTGACAAGTTGTCTCCAAACAATGTCAG AATTTTCTGGGAGTCGAAGAAATTTGAAGGTCAAACTAACATGGTTGAGCCATGGTATGGAACTGCTTATTCCATCGAGAAAATTACGGGCTCCATGATACAG GAATGGATAGTATCTTCGCCAAATGAGAATCTGCACCTACCAGGACGTAATTCATTCATCCCCACCGACTTGTCACTTAAGAACGATCATGAAAAG GCCAAATATCCAGTTCTTTTAAGAAAGTCGCCATATTCAACACTATGGCACAAGCCTGATACAATGTTCTTTACTCCTAAAGCTTATGTTAAGATTGTTTTCACTTGTCCCCACGCAAGTGGCTCCCCTGAAGCAGAAGTGTTAACTAATATCTTTACTCAGTTGTTGATGGATTACTTGAATGAAATTG CTTACGATGCTCAGGTTGCTGGACTGAATTCTCGAATAAGCCATACAGATAGTGGATTTCAG GTGATTCTGGCTGGCTATAATCACAAATTAAGGATTTTACTGGAAAATGTAGTTGAAAAGATCGCAAGCTTTGAAGTGAAAGCTGACAGGTTCTCTGTCATAAAG GAAAAGGTCACAAGGAAGtaccaaaattacaaaattcgGCAGCCTTATGAGCAAGCTATGGACTACTGCTCATTAATTCTAAAGGATCATACTTGGCCATGGATGGAAGAACTTGATGTTCTTCCTCATCTTGAAGTTGAAGATCTTGCTAAGTTTGTTCCCATGATGCTCTCAAGGGCCTTTTTAGAGTGTTACACAGCAG GAAACCTTGAAAGGAATGAAGCTGAGTCCATGATCCAGCATATTGAAAATGTTCTCTTTAAGGGTTCAAACCCTATTTGCCAACCTTTGTTCCCATCCCAGCATTTGACGAATAGAGTTGTGAAGCTTGAAAAGGGCAAGAGCTATTTCTACCCTGTGGAGGGTCTCAATCCAAGTGACGAAAATTCTGCCCTTATCCACTATATTCag GTACATCGGGATGATTTTATGCTGAATGTGAAACTTCATCTGTTTGCTCTTATTGCAAAGCAACCTGCCTTCCACCAGCTTAGATCAGTTGAGCAACTTGGTTACATCACCGCCCTCTTGCAGAG GAATGATTGTGGTATCCGTGGGGCACTGTTTGTTATACAATCTACAGTGAAG GATCCAGCACATATTGATTTGAGAGCAGAGGAATTCCTCAAGGCGTTCAAGAGTAAACTTTATGAGATGACAAATGAAGAATTCAAG AGCAATGTAAATGCGTTGATCGACATGAAGCTTGAGAAGCACAAGAACTTAAGGGAAGAAGCGGCATTTTATTGGAGGGAGATTTCTGATGGGACCCTCAAGTTTGACAGGATAGAATCTGAG ATTGCAGCACTGAGGCAGCTTACACAACAAGAGCTGATAGATTTTTTCAATGAGCATATAAAAGTTGGGGCACCTCATAAGCGGACATTAAGTGTACGAGTGTATGGGAAATCACATTCATCCGAGTATAAAATAGACAAAAGTTCACCGGCGCAAGCTTCCTCTGTCAAAATCGACGATATATTCAGCTTCAGAAGGTCACAACCTCTTTATGGTTCATTCAAGGGAAATCATGTGAAGTTGTAG